In Elaeis guineensis isolate ETL-2024a chromosome 1, EG11, whole genome shotgun sequence, a genomic segment contains:
- the LOC105039544 gene encoding monogalactosyldiacylglycerol synthase, chloroplastic isoform X3 — MPPSSIAQEPFTLLDLLSRLRCLSSDPKCPLSPFIPTRPSPIPLNSSYIDGFICSPLARRRNYRAAASCGLSGSSSKLHGFWSEFNRFVRIHCDRSPIGFASIGLGEPPNDTAEPPLGEEGPVVLEDDGVPVNGVELEAPKKVLILMSDTGGGHRASAEAIKAAFNQEFGDEYQVFVTDLWTDHTPWPFNQLPRSYNFLVKHGTLWKMTYYGSAPRLVHQPHFAATSTFIAREVAKGLMKYQPDIIISVHPLMQHVPLKILRAKGLLKKIVFTTVVTDLSTCHPTWFHKLVTRCYCPSTEVAKRALKAGLQPSQIKVYGLPVRPSFVKPVRPKDVLRKELGMDEDLPAVLLMGGGEGMGPIEATAQALGNTLYDENLGQPIGQILVICGRNKRLYNRVQSIDWKVPVQEHDFKWKQCCMPRGCCWPGFLQFSDSFSVVNVGTNNILLSYCL; from the exons ATGCCGCCCTCTTCGATCGCCCAAGAGCCCTTCACCCTCCTCGACCTCCTCTCCCGCCTCCGATGCCTCTCCTCCGACCCCAAATGCCCCCTTTCCCCCTTTATCCCCACCAGGCCCTCTCCAATTCCCCTGAACTCCTCGTACATCGATGGCTTCATCTGCTCTCCTTTGGCCCGGAGACGTAATTACCGGGCGGCCGCCTCCTGTGGGCTCTCAGGTAGCTCTTCGAAGCTCCATGGGTTCTGGAGCGAGTTCAATCGCTTCGTTCGAATTCACTGTGACCGCTCCCCGATAGGGTTCGCCTCCATTGGGCTCGGGGAACCGCCTAATGATACCGCGGAGCCCCCTTTGGGGGAAGAGGGACCTGTTGTCTTGGAAGACGATGGGGTGCCCGTTAATGGCGTGGAGCTTGAGGCACCGAAGAAAGTTTTGATCTTGATGAGCGATACTGGCGGTGGCCACCGGGCTTCGGCGGAGGCCATTAAGGCGGCCTTCAATCAAGAATTTGGTGATGAGTACCAG GTGTTTGTTACGGATTTATGGACCGACCACACCCCTTGGCCGTTTAACCAATTGCCCAGGAGCTACAATTTCTTGGTAAAGCATGGGACTTTGTGGAAAATGACGTACTATGGGAGCGCCCCACGGTTAGTACATCAACCACATTTTGCGGCAACTTCAACTTTCATAGCTCG GGAAGTTGCAAAAGGACTGATGAAATACCAGCCAGATATTATTATCAGTGTACATCCTCTGATGCAGCATGTTCCTCTTAAAATCCTAAGGGCAAAAGGTTTGCTAAAGAAGATTGTGTTTACCACAGTTGTCACAGATCTGAGCACTTGCCATCCGACATG GTTTCACAAGCTTGTAACAAGATGTTATTGCCCTTCTACTGAGGTGGCGAAGAGGGCATTAAAAGCTGGACTGCAGCCTTCCCAGATAAAGGTCTATGGCCTTCCAGTGCGTCCTTCTTTTGTTAAACCAGTCCGACCAAAA GATGTATTGAGAAAAGAGTTAGGAATGGATGAGGATTTACCTGCTGTTTTATTGATGGGAGGAGGGGAAGGCATGGGTCCCATTGAGGCTACTGCTCAGGCACTTGGAAATACATTATATGATGAGAATCTTGGACAGCCCATTGGTCAGATCCTTGTCATATGTGGCCGGAATAAAAGGCTTTATAACAGGGTGCAGTCAATTGATTGGAAAGTTCCTGTTCAG GAGCATGATTTCAAGTGGAAGCAATGCTGTATGCCAAGGGGCTGCTGCTGGCCAGGCTTTCTGCAATTTAGTGATTCTTTTTCAGTTGTCAATGTTGGAACAAATAACATTCTGCTTTCATATTGTTTATAG
- the LOC105039544 gene encoding monogalactosyldiacylglycerol synthase, chloroplastic isoform X4 — protein MPPSSIAQEPFTLLDLLSRLRCLSSDPKCPLSPFIPTRPSPIPLNSSYIDGFICSPLARRRNYRAAASCGLSGSSSKLHGFWSEFNRFVRIHCDRSPIGFASIGLGEPPNDTAEPPLGEEGPVVLEDDGVPVNGVELEAPKKVLILMSDTGGGHRASAEAIKAAFNQEFGDEYQVFVTDLWTDHTPWPFNQLPRSYNFLVKHGTLWKMTYYGSAPRLVHQPHFAATSTFIAREVAKGLMKYQPDIIISVHPLMQHVPLKILRAKGLLKKIVFTTVVTDLSTCHPTWFHKLVTRCYCPSTEVAKRALKAGLQPSQIKVYGLPVRPSFVKPVRPKDVLRKELGMDEDLPAVLLMGGGEGMGPIEATAQALGNTLYDENLGQPIGQILVICGRNKRLYNRVQSIDWKVPVQVKGFVTKMEECMGACDCIITKDQEPLQKP, from the exons ATGCCGCCCTCTTCGATCGCCCAAGAGCCCTTCACCCTCCTCGACCTCCTCTCCCGCCTCCGATGCCTCTCCTCCGACCCCAAATGCCCCCTTTCCCCCTTTATCCCCACCAGGCCCTCTCCAATTCCCCTGAACTCCTCGTACATCGATGGCTTCATCTGCTCTCCTTTGGCCCGGAGACGTAATTACCGGGCGGCCGCCTCCTGTGGGCTCTCAGGTAGCTCTTCGAAGCTCCATGGGTTCTGGAGCGAGTTCAATCGCTTCGTTCGAATTCACTGTGACCGCTCCCCGATAGGGTTCGCCTCCATTGGGCTCGGGGAACCGCCTAATGATACCGCGGAGCCCCCTTTGGGGGAAGAGGGACCTGTTGTCTTGGAAGACGATGGGGTGCCCGTTAATGGCGTGGAGCTTGAGGCACCGAAGAAAGTTTTGATCTTGATGAGCGATACTGGCGGTGGCCACCGGGCTTCGGCGGAGGCCATTAAGGCGGCCTTCAATCAAGAATTTGGTGATGAGTACCAG GTGTTTGTTACGGATTTATGGACCGACCACACCCCTTGGCCGTTTAACCAATTGCCCAGGAGCTACAATTTCTTGGTAAAGCATGGGACTTTGTGGAAAATGACGTACTATGGGAGCGCCCCACGGTTAGTACATCAACCACATTTTGCGGCAACTTCAACTTTCATAGCTCG GGAAGTTGCAAAAGGACTGATGAAATACCAGCCAGATATTATTATCAGTGTACATCCTCTGATGCAGCATGTTCCTCTTAAAATCCTAAGGGCAAAAGGTTTGCTAAAGAAGATTGTGTTTACCACAGTTGTCACAGATCTGAGCACTTGCCATCCGACATG GTTTCACAAGCTTGTAACAAGATGTTATTGCCCTTCTACTGAGGTGGCGAAGAGGGCATTAAAAGCTGGACTGCAGCCTTCCCAGATAAAGGTCTATGGCCTTCCAGTGCGTCCTTCTTTTGTTAAACCAGTCCGACCAAAA GATGTATTGAGAAAAGAGTTAGGAATGGATGAGGATTTACCTGCTGTTTTATTGATGGGAGGAGGGGAAGGCATGGGTCCCATTGAGGCTACTGCTCAGGCACTTGGAAATACATTATATGATGAGAATCTTGGACAGCCCATTGGTCAGATCCTTGTCATATGTGGCCGGAATAAAAGGCTTTATAACAGGGTGCAGTCAATTGATTGGAAAGTTCCTGTTCAG GTAAAAGGTTTTGTTACTAAAATGGAAGAATGCATGGGTGCATGCGACTGCATTATCACAAAG GACCAGGAACCATTGCAGAAGCCATGA
- the LOC105039543 gene encoding probable folate-biopterin transporter 2 — translation MGAPMASQVSEDKESVEETIGLTGDAPKEKEAIEVEPRCRWSPLSWFRMLADEMHWSFVFGVVTVYGISQGLGGAIWRVASDYYWKDVQKVQPSAAQVYHGIISLPWIVKPLWGLLTDVLPMAGYRRRPYLILAGLLGVTSMLTLSLHQKLHVVFALLAMTAGSAGVAIADVTIDACVAQNSINHPALAADMQSLCGLSSSIGRLLGFSISGLLVHAIGSQGVLGLMGIPFALVFSVGIVLKEMHTPDFPYKQVYQKFVQASQTMWTTLRCPDVWRPCFYMYMSFAFSLNIQEGMFYWYTDSASGPSFSQGAIGFIFAVGSAGSLLGVLLYQNVLKDYPFCGLLFWGQLLSSLSGMMDLILVLRLNLKFGMPDYFFVVIDECISQMVGRLKWMPLLVLSSKLCPPGIEGTFFALLMSIDNAGVLTSSWGGGLLLHMLKVTRVEFGNLWAAILIRNIMRALPLALLFLIPKGDPNSTILPADILTGNDNIEAHEAAVIDIELVSLVDKS, via the exons ATGGGAGCCCCGATGGCTTCTCAGGTTTCTGAGGATAAGGAGAGTGTGGAGGAGACAATTGGACTCACCGGCGACGCTCCAAAGGAGAAGGAAGCTATCGAGGTGGAACCGCGGTGCCGATGGTCCCCTCTCAGCTGGTTCCGAATGCTGGCGGACGAGATGCATTGGAGCTTTGTGTTCGGCGTGGTCACCGTGTATGGAATCAGCCAAGGCTTGGGCGGCGCCATTTGGAGAGTGGCCTCGGATTACTACTGGAAGGATGTTCAGAAGGTGCAGCCATCGGCAGCTCAGGTGTATCATGGGATAATTTCCCTCCCCTGGATTGTGAAGCCCCTGTGGGGTCTTCTCACTGATGTTCTTCCTATGGCCGGGTATCGCCGGCGGCCATATCTTATTCTCGCAG GTCTTTTGGGAGTGACCTCTATGCTTACACTGTCTCTGCACCAAAAACTGCATGTTGTGTTTGCTTTGTTGGCCATGACTGCCGGAAGTGCTGGGGTGGCAATAGCAGATGTGACTATAGATGCCTGTGTTGCTCAAAACAGTATAAATCACCCTGCACTTGCTGCTGACATGCAAAGCTTATGTGGATTAAGTTCATCAATTGGAAGACTTCTGGGTTTCTCCATCAGTGGTTTACTAGTTCATGCAATTGGTTCTCAG GGGGTACTTGGTTTGATGGGCATCCCTTTTGCACTGGTATTTTCAGTTGGAATAGTGCTGAAGGAGATGCACACACCAGACTTTCCTTATAAACAG GTATACCAGAAGTTCGTGCAAGCCAGCCAAACTATGTGGACAACTTTAAGATGCCCTGATGTATGGAGGCCTTGTTTCTACATGTATATGTCATTTGCCTTCAGCTTGAACATCCAAGAAGGAATGTTCTATTGGTACACAGATTCAGCTTCAGGTCCATCTTTCTCTCAG GGAGCAATTGGCTTCATTTTTGCTGTTGGTTCAGCGGGTTCCTTGCTTGGAGTTTTGCTCTACCAAAATGTTCTGAAGGATTATCCATTCTGTGGCTTGCTTTTCTGGGGTCAGTTGCTTTCTAGTTTATCAGGAATGATGGATTTGATTTTGGTTCTTCGTCTAAACCTGAAGTTTGGGATGCCTGATTATTTCTTTGTTGTGATTGATGAGTGTATTTCTCAAATGGTTGGCCGGCTCAAGTGGATGCCGCTACTTGTACTCAGCTCCAAGCTCTGTCCCCCGGGCATTGAGGGCACCTTTTTTGCTTTGCTTATGTCCATTGATAATGCTGGCGTGCTTACATCATCATGGGGTGGTGGCCTACTGCTTCATATGCTTAAGGTTACTCGAGTGGAATTTGGTAATCTCTGGGCTGCTATATTGATTAGGAACATAATGAGAGCATTACCATTAGCTCTTTTATTTCTGATTCCTAAAGGCGATCCAAATTCTACTATTCTTCCTGCTGACATTCTTACTGGAAACGATAACATAGAAGCTCATGAAGCAGCAGTAATTGATATCGAACTTGTCTCACTTGTTGACAAAAGCTGA
- the LOC105039544 gene encoding monogalactosyldiacylglycerol synthase 1, chloroplastic isoform X1, producing the protein MPPSSIAQEPFTLLDLLSRLRCLSSDPKCPLSPFIPTRPSPIPLNSSYIDGFICSPLARRRNYRAAASCGLSGSSSKLHGFWSEFNRFVRIHCDRSPIGFASIGLGEPPNDTAEPPLGEEGPVVLEDDGVPVNGVELEAPKKVLILMSDTGGGHRASAEAIKAAFNQEFGDEYQVFVTDLWTDHTPWPFNQLPRSYNFLVKHGTLWKMTYYGSAPRLVHQPHFAATSTFIAREVAKGLMKYQPDIIISVHPLMQHVPLKILRAKGLLKKIVFTTVVTDLSTCHPTWFHKLVTRCYCPSTEVAKRALKAGLQPSQIKVYGLPVRPSFVKPVRPKDVLRKELGMDEDLPAVLLMGGGEGMGPIEATAQALGNTLYDENLGQPIGQILVICGRNKRLYNRVQSIDWKVPVQVKGFVTKMEECMGACDCIITKAGPGTIAEAMIRGLPIILNGYIAGQEVGNVPYVVENGCGKFSKSPKEIAKIVAEWFGPKSEELKAMSQNCLKLARPDAVFKIVHDLHELVRQKNLVPQYSCAT; encoded by the exons ATGCCGCCCTCTTCGATCGCCCAAGAGCCCTTCACCCTCCTCGACCTCCTCTCCCGCCTCCGATGCCTCTCCTCCGACCCCAAATGCCCCCTTTCCCCCTTTATCCCCACCAGGCCCTCTCCAATTCCCCTGAACTCCTCGTACATCGATGGCTTCATCTGCTCTCCTTTGGCCCGGAGACGTAATTACCGGGCGGCCGCCTCCTGTGGGCTCTCAGGTAGCTCTTCGAAGCTCCATGGGTTCTGGAGCGAGTTCAATCGCTTCGTTCGAATTCACTGTGACCGCTCCCCGATAGGGTTCGCCTCCATTGGGCTCGGGGAACCGCCTAATGATACCGCGGAGCCCCCTTTGGGGGAAGAGGGACCTGTTGTCTTGGAAGACGATGGGGTGCCCGTTAATGGCGTGGAGCTTGAGGCACCGAAGAAAGTTTTGATCTTGATGAGCGATACTGGCGGTGGCCACCGGGCTTCGGCGGAGGCCATTAAGGCGGCCTTCAATCAAGAATTTGGTGATGAGTACCAG GTGTTTGTTACGGATTTATGGACCGACCACACCCCTTGGCCGTTTAACCAATTGCCCAGGAGCTACAATTTCTTGGTAAAGCATGGGACTTTGTGGAAAATGACGTACTATGGGAGCGCCCCACGGTTAGTACATCAACCACATTTTGCGGCAACTTCAACTTTCATAGCTCG GGAAGTTGCAAAAGGACTGATGAAATACCAGCCAGATATTATTATCAGTGTACATCCTCTGATGCAGCATGTTCCTCTTAAAATCCTAAGGGCAAAAGGTTTGCTAAAGAAGATTGTGTTTACCACAGTTGTCACAGATCTGAGCACTTGCCATCCGACATG GTTTCACAAGCTTGTAACAAGATGTTATTGCCCTTCTACTGAGGTGGCGAAGAGGGCATTAAAAGCTGGACTGCAGCCTTCCCAGATAAAGGTCTATGGCCTTCCAGTGCGTCCTTCTTTTGTTAAACCAGTCCGACCAAAA GATGTATTGAGAAAAGAGTTAGGAATGGATGAGGATTTACCTGCTGTTTTATTGATGGGAGGAGGGGAAGGCATGGGTCCCATTGAGGCTACTGCTCAGGCACTTGGAAATACATTATATGATGAGAATCTTGGACAGCCCATTGGTCAGATCCTTGTCATATGTGGCCGGAATAAAAGGCTTTATAACAGGGTGCAGTCAATTGATTGGAAAGTTCCTGTTCAG GTAAAAGGTTTTGTTACTAAAATGGAAGAATGCATGGGTGCATGCGACTGCATTATCACAAAG GCAGGACCAGGAACCATTGCAGAAGCCATGATTCGCGGTCTTCCTATTATTTTAAATGGTTACATTGCAGGGCAG GAAGTTGGCAATGTTCCTTATGTAGTGGAAAATGGATGCGGGAAGTTCTCAAAGTCACCAAAAGAGATAGCAAAGATAGTTGCCGAGTGGTTTGGTCCAAAATCTGAAGAACTCAAAGCCATGTCGCAGAATTGCTTAAAACTAGCGCGGCCGGATGCTGTTTTCAAGATTGTTCATGATCTCCATGAGTTGGTCAGACAAAAAAATCTTGTACCACAATACTCGTGTGCAACTTGA
- the LOC105039544 gene encoding monogalactosyldiacylglycerol synthase, chloroplastic isoform X2, with product MPPSSIAQEPFTLLDLLSRLRCLSSDPKCPLSPFIPTRPSPIPLNSSYIDGFICSPLARRRNYRAAASCGLSGSSSKLHGFWSEFNRFVRIHCDRSPIGFASIGLGEPPNDTAEPPLGEEGPVVLEDDGVPVNGVELEAPKKVLILMSDTGGGHRASAEAIKAAFNQEFGDEYQVFVTDLWTDHTPWPFNQLPRSYNFLVKHGTLWKMTYYGSAPRLVHQPHFAATSTFIAREVAKGLMKYQPDIIISVHPLMQHVPLKILRAKGLLKKIVFTTVVTDLSTCHPTWFHKLVTRCYCPSTEVAKRALKAGLQPSQIKVYGLPVRPSFVKPVRPKDVLRKELGMDEDLPAVLLMGGGEGMGPIEATAQALGNTLYDENLGQPIGQILVICGRNKRLYNRVQSIDWKVPVQGNTVLISGLVLRFAISNLHKTATFIEREQKSIHRHCCIVVSSCC from the exons ATGCCGCCCTCTTCGATCGCCCAAGAGCCCTTCACCCTCCTCGACCTCCTCTCCCGCCTCCGATGCCTCTCCTCCGACCCCAAATGCCCCCTTTCCCCCTTTATCCCCACCAGGCCCTCTCCAATTCCCCTGAACTCCTCGTACATCGATGGCTTCATCTGCTCTCCTTTGGCCCGGAGACGTAATTACCGGGCGGCCGCCTCCTGTGGGCTCTCAGGTAGCTCTTCGAAGCTCCATGGGTTCTGGAGCGAGTTCAATCGCTTCGTTCGAATTCACTGTGACCGCTCCCCGATAGGGTTCGCCTCCATTGGGCTCGGGGAACCGCCTAATGATACCGCGGAGCCCCCTTTGGGGGAAGAGGGACCTGTTGTCTTGGAAGACGATGGGGTGCCCGTTAATGGCGTGGAGCTTGAGGCACCGAAGAAAGTTTTGATCTTGATGAGCGATACTGGCGGTGGCCACCGGGCTTCGGCGGAGGCCATTAAGGCGGCCTTCAATCAAGAATTTGGTGATGAGTACCAG GTGTTTGTTACGGATTTATGGACCGACCACACCCCTTGGCCGTTTAACCAATTGCCCAGGAGCTACAATTTCTTGGTAAAGCATGGGACTTTGTGGAAAATGACGTACTATGGGAGCGCCCCACGGTTAGTACATCAACCACATTTTGCGGCAACTTCAACTTTCATAGCTCG GGAAGTTGCAAAAGGACTGATGAAATACCAGCCAGATATTATTATCAGTGTACATCCTCTGATGCAGCATGTTCCTCTTAAAATCCTAAGGGCAAAAGGTTTGCTAAAGAAGATTGTGTTTACCACAGTTGTCACAGATCTGAGCACTTGCCATCCGACATG GTTTCACAAGCTTGTAACAAGATGTTATTGCCCTTCTACTGAGGTGGCGAAGAGGGCATTAAAAGCTGGACTGCAGCCTTCCCAGATAAAGGTCTATGGCCTTCCAGTGCGTCCTTCTTTTGTTAAACCAGTCCGACCAAAA GATGTATTGAGAAAAGAGTTAGGAATGGATGAGGATTTACCTGCTGTTTTATTGATGGGAGGAGGGGAAGGCATGGGTCCCATTGAGGCTACTGCTCAGGCACTTGGAAATACATTATATGATGAGAATCTTGGACAGCCCATTGGTCAGATCCTTGTCATATGTGGCCGGAATAAAAGGCTTTATAACAGGGTGCAGTCAATTGATTGGAAAGTTCCTGTTCAG GGGAACACTGTCTTAATCAGTGGTTTGGTTCTCAGATTTGCCATCTCCAATCTTCACAAGACAGCCACGTTCATTGAAAGAGAGCAAAAATCCATTCATAGGCATTGCTGCATTGTTGTTAGTTCTTGCTGCTAG